The proteins below come from a single Leptotrichia sp. oral taxon 223 genomic window:
- the atpA gene encoding F0F1 ATP synthase subunit alpha, giving the protein MRIKPEEISKIIRSEIENYKSSLDISNTGTVLEVGDGIARIYGLSNAMAGELLEFENGTIGMALNLEESNIGAVIFGKTQGIKEGTIVKGLGKVAEVPAGNELLGRVVDALGTPIDGKGSITADKHMPIERQASGIIARKPVTQPMQTGIKAIDGMFPIGKGQRELIIGDRQTGKTAIAIDSIINQKNNDVLCIYVAIGQKRSTVAQIYKKLEEAGALEYTIIVAATASESAPLQYLAPYSGVAMGEYFMDEGKDVLIVYDDLSKHAVAYREMSLLLKRPPGREAYPGDVFYLHSRLLERAAKLSDKLGGGSITALPIVETRAGDISAYIPTNVISITDGQIFLETDLFNSGFRPAINAGVSVSRVGGAAQIKAMKQVASKVKLELAQYNELLAFTQFGSDLDKATRDQLNRGSKIMEVLKQPQYSPFKVQEQVISFYCVTNGYFDDVPTEKVRAFEKDLIEALKNDSEILNEILEKKVLDDELKSKLDKFITDFKKEYVW; this is encoded by the coding sequence TTGAGAATCAAGCCAGAAGAAATAAGTAAAATAATCCGAAGCGAAATCGAAAATTACAAAAGTTCACTGGATATTTCCAATACTGGGACGGTTTTGGAAGTAGGAGATGGAATTGCCAGAATCTACGGATTAAGTAACGCTATGGCAGGAGAGCTTTTAGAGTTTGAAAACGGAACTATCGGAATGGCACTAAACTTGGAAGAAAGTAACATTGGAGCAGTAATTTTTGGAAAAACACAAGGAATAAAAGAAGGAACCATAGTAAAAGGATTGGGAAAAGTAGCTGAAGTTCCAGCTGGAAATGAGCTGCTTGGAAGAGTAGTTGACGCACTTGGAACTCCTATTGACGGAAAAGGCTCTATAACAGCTGACAAACATATGCCAATTGAACGACAGGCTTCAGGAATTATCGCAAGAAAACCTGTTACACAGCCTATGCAGACAGGAATAAAGGCAATAGATGGAATGTTCCCTATTGGAAAAGGGCAAAGGGAATTAATCATTGGAGATAGACAGACTGGTAAGACGGCAATCGCCATTGATTCAATTATAAATCAAAAAAATAACGACGTTTTATGTATTTATGTGGCAATTGGGCAAAAAAGATCGACAGTTGCACAAATTTATAAAAAACTGGAAGAGGCAGGTGCATTGGAATACACAATCATCGTTGCGGCTACTGCTTCAGAATCAGCACCACTTCAATATTTGGCACCATATTCTGGAGTTGCCATGGGTGAATATTTTATGGATGAAGGAAAAGATGTACTGATAGTTTATGATGATCTGTCAAAACATGCGGTAGCTTATCGTGAAATGTCATTATTGCTAAAACGTCCACCAGGAAGGGAGGCATATCCAGGAGATGTCTTCTATCTTCACTCAAGACTGCTTGAAAGAGCGGCAAAATTAAGTGATAAACTGGGTGGAGGCTCAATTACGGCACTTCCAATCGTAGAAACACGTGCAGGAGATATTTCGGCATATATTCCAACAAATGTTATTTCAATAACAGATGGACAAATATTTCTGGAAACAGATTTGTTTAATTCAGGATTCAGACCAGCAATAAATGCGGGAGTTTCTGTATCACGGGTTGGAGGAGCAGCACAAATCAAGGCAATGAAACAGGTTGCTTCAAAAGTGAAACTGGAACTTGCCCAATACAATGAATTGCTGGCATTTACACAGTTTGGATCGGATCTGGACAAGGCTACAAGGGATCAGCTTAACCGTGGATCTAAAATCATGGAAGTGTTAAAGCAGCCGCAGTATAGCCCATTCAAGGTTCAGGAACAGGTAATTTCATTTTACTGTGTTACAAATGGATATTTTGACGACGTTCCAACTGAAAAAGTTAGAGCATTTGAAAAAGACTTAATTGAAGCGCTTAAAAATGATTCAGAAATTTTAAATGAAATTTTGGAGAAAAAAGTATTGGATGACGAGCTAAAAAGTAAACTTGATAAATTTATAACAGACTTTAAAAAAGAATATGTGTGGTAA
- the atpH gene encoding ATP synthase F1 subunit delta yields MANDEIAKRYAAAIYNIAKSSNSINEVREVLNILMENYEEEEEFRKILEDPLKKFPEKEKFLEKSFDHVTKEALGIVKYIVKKQRLSLISDIKEYFLKLYYEENNKLPITAIFAKELSETQREQLIKKLENKYGKKIVLNLKVDKEIIGGGILKIGNEVINGSIKNQIEEIKKNF; encoded by the coding sequence ATGGCTAATGATGAAATTGCAAAAAGATATGCAGCGGCAATTTACAATATAGCAAAATCTTCTAACAGTATAAATGAAGTTCGGGAAGTATTGAATATTCTTATGGAAAATTATGAGGAGGAGGAAGAATTCAGAAAAATTTTGGAAGATCCTTTGAAAAAATTTCCAGAAAAGGAAAAATTTTTAGAAAAATCATTTGATCACGTGACAAAGGAAGCGCTTGGAATAGTGAAATATATTGTGAAAAAACAGCGCCTGTCGTTAATCAGTGATATAAAAGAATATTTTTTAAAGCTTTACTACGAAGAAAACAATAAACTTCCAATAACTGCTATATTTGCAAAGGAGCTATCAGAAACGCAAAGAGAACAGTTAATAAAAAAACTTGAAAATAAATACGGTAAAAAAATCGTTTTAAATCTTAAGGTTGATAAGGAAATAATCGGCGGAGGAATTTTAAAAATTGGAAATGAAGTTATTAACGGTTCAATAAAAAATCAAATTGAAGAAATAAAGAAAAATTTTTAG
- the atpF gene encoding F0F1 ATP synthase subunit B, with amino-acid sequence MNEGARLVNIDFTMAIQIINFIVLVYFFSRAFAKKIGKVLEDRKKLALSEMEIVENEKEKLEEQKKTIEKLKKESKRRANDILIKAERQADDRKDQIISQAMSNRERMMMKAEADIEKMRQNAKFELQKEVGEMAVELAEKIIRENIDEKQDKTINKFINEIGD; translated from the coding sequence ATGAATGAAGGAGCAAGATTAGTAAACATCGATTTCACGATGGCTATTCAAATAATAAACTTTATAGTATTAGTCTATTTTTTTTCACGGGCTTTTGCAAAAAAAATCGGAAAAGTGCTTGAGGACAGGAAAAAATTAGCTTTGTCTGAAATGGAAATTGTTGAAAACGAAAAGGAAAAGCTGGAAGAACAGAAAAAAACAATAGAAAAACTAAAAAAAGAATCCAAAAGACGTGCTAATGACATTCTGATAAAAGCTGAAAGACAGGCAGATGACAGAAAAGATCAGATTATATCACAAGCTATGAGCAATCGTGAAAGAATGATGATGAAAGCTGAAGCTGATATTGAAAAAATGCGTCAAAACGCTAAATTTGAACTTCAAAAGGAAGTTGGAGAAATGGCAGTTGAACTTGCAGAAAAAATTATCAGGGAAAATATTGATGAAAAGCAGGATAAGACTATAAATAAGTTTATTAATGAGATAGGAGATTAA
- the atpE gene encoding ATP synthase F0 subunit C, whose product MEGIVQAAALLGAGIAAVGGIGAGLGQGIATGYAVEAVSRQPEAKQDIMQTLITGLAITESSAIYALVIAFLLIFLKG is encoded by the coding sequence ATGGAAGGAATAGTTCAAGCAGCAGCTTTATTAGGAGCAGGAATTGCAGCAGTAGGGGGAATTGGAGCAGGATTAGGACAAGGGATTGCGACTGGATATGCAGTAGAAGCGGTTTCAAGACAGCCTGAAGCTAAGCAGGACATCATGCAGACATTAATTACTGGACTTGCGATTACAGAATCATCAGCAATTTATGCGTTGGTAATAGCTTTCTTATTGATTTTCTTAAAAGGATAG
- the atpB gene encoding F0F1 ATP synthase subunit A, with protein MKNKIWKFLGFLFLMMVVVNVILSIISTFLPVKFESPSSVVEAPHYFNFILGNFKFSLSQTVLDTWAIMLIIILIVRAGTKNISVEKPGKMQIVMEEYYHFIENTFLTTFGKHKKTYIPFFAALFAFIMFSNLSTFLFPFIMMAVKENGIRTVKPFFRTPTADPNTTIGLSLVVIVVFLAVSIKQHGLKGYIKSLFEPMWFMFPLNVVDIFSKVLNTSMRLFGNMLAGLVIVGLLYSLVGRGLLQSMTNNMLKGSFSFSVGWPMIIQLYLDLFIGIVQAFVFTILSSVYIGEALGEEE; from the coding sequence ATGAAAAATAAAATTTGGAAATTTTTAGGATTTCTATTTCTTATGATGGTTGTTGTGAATGTGATTTTATCGATTATTTCAACATTTTTACCAGTAAAATTCGAGTCACCGAGTTCTGTCGTAGAAGCGCCGCACTATTTTAATTTTATTCTGGGGAACTTTAAATTTTCACTGAGCCAAACAGTCCTTGATACGTGGGCAATTATGCTTATAATCATACTTATTGTAAGAGCCGGGACAAAAAATATAAGTGTTGAAAAACCTGGAAAAATGCAGATTGTTATGGAAGAATACTATCATTTTATTGAAAACACCTTTTTGACTACTTTTGGAAAACATAAAAAAACTTATATACCATTTTTTGCGGCATTGTTTGCATTTATAATGTTTTCAAATTTAAGCACTTTCCTATTCCCGTTCATTATGATGGCAGTCAAGGAAAATGGCATTAGAACGGTAAAACCGTTTTTTAGAACGCCAACAGCGGATCCAAATACAACAATTGGGCTATCACTCGTGGTGATTGTCGTCTTCTTGGCAGTTTCTATAAAGCAGCATGGTTTAAAAGGATACATAAAATCATTGTTTGAACCAATGTGGTTTATGTTTCCGTTAAACGTCGTGGATATTTTTTCAAAAGTGCTGAACACTTCAATGCGGCTATTTGGGAATATGCTCGCAGGACTTGTAATTGTCGGGTTGCTGTATAGCCTTGTTGGGCGTGGACTGTTACAGTCAATGACAAATAATATGCTGAAGGGAAGTTTCTCATTTTCAGTCGGATGGCCAATGATTATACAGCTTTATCTGGATTTATTCATTGGAATAGTGCAGGCATTCGTATTTACAATACTATCATCAGTCTATATTGGTGAAGCGTTAGGTGAAGAGGAATAA
- a CDS encoding family 10 glycosylhydrolase encodes MKSIIKKISLLAITVLTAASLNASNIIMGNNHNASKVNNQKVTKNRELRGVWVASVSNIDWPSKKGLSADQQKREFLTILDNVKKWNMNAVFVQIKPTADAFYPSKYSPWSEYLTGTQGVSPGYDPLKFMVEEAHKRGIEFHAWFNPYRLSTSSSRAKLSKDNIGRKKPEWTVAYGGQLYLNPGIPEVNDYVVNSIVEVVKNYDVDGVHMDDYFYPYKVKNQEYPDSAQYQKYGSKFSSVGDWRRDNVNKLVEKLHNSIKKENKNVEFGISPFGVWRNASTDPSRGSATKAGVQNYDDLYADILLWMNKGWIDYVAPQIYWNQGHKSAEYNTLVKWWSKYAGQTQTDLYIGQAAYKVNDWQNAKELINQVNFNRNYPEVKGSIFFSYKSLLTNPKNATNSLAQGPYSK; translated from the coding sequence GTGAAATCAATTATAAAGAAAATATCATTATTAGCAATTACAGTTTTAACAGCGGCGTCATTAAATGCTTCCAACATTATAATGGGAAACAATCACAATGCATCAAAAGTTAATAATCAGAAAGTAACAAAGAACAGGGAATTAAGAGGAGTCTGGGTAGCGAGTGTAAGCAACATTGACTGGCCATCTAAGAAAGGGCTTAGTGCAGATCAGCAAAAAAGAGAATTTTTGACAATTCTTGACAATGTGAAAAAATGGAATATGAATGCAGTATTTGTACAAATCAAGCCAACAGCAGATGCCTTTTATCCATCTAAATACTCACCATGGTCTGAATACTTAACTGGAACGCAAGGAGTAAGTCCAGGATACGATCCATTAAAGTTCATGGTAGAGGAAGCACACAAAAGAGGAATCGAATTTCACGCATGGTTTAACCCATACAGACTTTCCACATCAAGTTCAAGAGCCAAATTGTCAAAAGACAATATTGGACGTAAAAAACCTGAATGGACAGTGGCTTATGGTGGACAGTTGTACTTAAATCCAGGAATTCCCGAAGTAAACGATTATGTTGTAAACAGCATTGTTGAAGTTGTGAAAAATTATGACGTTGACGGTGTCCATATGGATGATTATTTTTATCCGTACAAAGTTAAAAATCAGGAATATCCAGATTCTGCACAGTACCAAAAATATGGAAGCAAATTTTCATCAGTTGGTGACTGGAGAAGAGACAATGTAAATAAGTTAGTTGAAAAATTGCATAACTCTATAAAAAAAGAAAATAAAAACGTAGAATTTGGAATAAGTCCATTCGGAGTATGGCGAAATGCCTCCACTGATCCGTCGAGAGGTTCTGCAACAAAAGCAGGAGTTCAAAACTATGATGACTTGTACGCAGACATTCTGTTATGGATGAATAAAGGCTGGATAGATTATGTAGCGCCGCAAATTTACTGGAATCAAGGACATAAATCCGCTGAATACAATACGCTTGTAAAATGGTGGAGCAAATATGCAGGGCAAACACAGACAGACTTATACATCGGACAAGCCGCATACAAGGTTAATGATTGGCAAAATGCAAAAGAACTAATAAATCAGGTAAATTTCAACAGAAATTACCCGGAAGTAAAAGGAAGCATCTTCTTTAGCTACAAATCATTACTGACAAACCCTAAAAATGCGACAAACAGTCTGGCACAAGGGCCTTATTCCAAGTAA
- the argF gene encoding ornithine carbamoyltransferase: MLKGRSFLKLLDFTTEELQYLLDLAKKLKEDKKNKTEKKKLVGKNIALIFEKTSTRTRCAFEVAAYDQGANVTYIGPSTSQINDKESIEDTAKVLGRFYDGIEYRGYGQDLVEALAEHSRVPVWNGLTTEFHPTQVLADFLTILEKKGTLKGIKLAYLGDGKNNMASSLMIGAAKFGMDFTIVAPKEYFPDKELAETALRLAEENGGRVSFTDDRIAGVKDADVIYTDVWVSMGESSDVWKERINRLSYYQVNSELVKHAKDDYLFMHCLPAFHDLNTKVAKEIEQKYGIKEMEVTDEVFKSKNSVVFDEAENRMHTIKAVMTATLGEK, from the coding sequence ATGTTGAAAGGACGTTCATTTTTGAAACTGCTGGACTTTACAACGGAGGAATTGCAATATTTGCTGGATTTGGCAAAGAAATTGAAGGAGGATAAAAAAAATAAAACTGAAAAGAAAAAATTAGTTGGAAAAAATATTGCACTAATTTTTGAAAAAACTTCGACACGGACTAGATGCGCATTTGAGGTAGCGGCTTATGATCAGGGGGCAAATGTTACTTATATCGGGCCTTCCACTTCGCAAATAAATGACAAGGAATCTATTGAAGATACTGCAAAGGTTTTGGGAAGATTTTATGACGGGATTGAATACCGTGGATACGGGCAGGATTTGGTCGAGGCATTAGCAGAGCATTCTCGTGTGCCTGTGTGGAACGGGCTTACGACTGAGTTTCATCCTACACAGGTTTTAGCGGATTTTTTGACAATTTTAGAAAAAAAGGGGACTTTAAAGGGTATTAAGCTTGCATATCTTGGGGACGGGAAAAATAATATGGCGAGTTCACTTATGATTGGGGCGGCAAAATTTGGAATGGATTTTACAATTGTTGCTCCGAAAGAGTATTTTCCAGATAAGGAACTGGCTGAAACTGCATTAAGACTGGCTGAGGAAAATGGAGGACGTGTTTCATTTACAGATGACAGGATTGCTGGCGTGAAGGATGCGGATGTGATTTATACGGATGTATGGGTATCAATGGGAGAATCATCTGATGTATGGAAGGAGAGAATAAACAGGCTTTCATATTATCAGGTAAATAGCGAACTTGTAAAACATGCAAAGGATGACTATCTGTTTATGCACTGCCTTCCTGCATTTCATGACTTGAATACAAAGGTTGCAAAGGAAATTGAACAGAAGTATGGCATTAAGGAAATGGAAGTTACTGATGAAGTGTTCAAAAGCAAAAATTCCGTGGTGTTTGATGAGGCCGAAAACAGGATGCATACAATAAAGGCGGTTATGACAGCAACTCTAGGAGAAAAATAA
- the ybaK gene encoding Cys-tRNA(Pro) deacylase yields the protein MKHKKEKIVKTNALRQLDKQKIPYIIHTYEWSEDKSGGLGVAEKLPELAERVFKTIVLKGKSKNLYVCVIHGEAHLDLKKVAKACEEKNIDLLPLSELEKETGYIRGGCSPVGMKKLFRTFFDKEVEKFDKIMVSAGRRGLQMEVETDKLVEVVKGTIVDLTMEEI from the coding sequence ATGAAACATAAAAAAGAAAAAATTGTAAAGACAAATGCTTTAAGACAGCTAGATAAACAAAAGATTCCATACATTATCCATACTTATGAGTGGAGCGAAGATAAAAGCGGAGGGCTTGGTGTTGCTGAAAAGTTGCCTGAATTGGCGGAGAGAGTTTTTAAGACAATTGTGTTAAAGGGGAAAAGTAAGAATTTGTATGTTTGTGTGATTCATGGAGAGGCTCATCTGGATTTGAAGAAAGTGGCAAAGGCTTGTGAAGAGAAAAATATTGATTTATTGCCATTATCAGAATTGGAGAAGGAAACAGGATATATTCGAGGAGGATGTTCTCCTGTGGGAATGAAGAAACTGTTCAGGACTTTTTTTGACAAGGAAGTTGAAAAATTTGACAAAATAATGGTTTCAGCTGGTAGGCGAGGATTACAGATGGAAGTGGAAACAGACAAGCTGGTTGAAGTAGTGAAGGGGACTATTGTGGATTTGACGATGGAAGAAATTTAG
- a CDS encoding aldo/keto reductase — MKYVTLNNGVKMPILGFGVFQIEDAKECEEVVYNALKTGYRLIDTAASYRNEEAVGRGIKRSGIPREEIFVTTKLWVSDANYEKAKLAFETSLKKLDLEYIDLYLIHQPFNDVYGAWRAMTELYKEGKIKTIGVSNFYPDRLVDFIMNNEVVPAVNQVETHPFNQQIKANEIMKEYGVQIESWGPFAEGKNGIFANEILSEIGKKYNKSVAQVILRWLIQRNIVVIPKSTRKDRIEENFNVFDFELSVEDMNKIAELDKKESLFLNHDDVEIVKWLNGRK, encoded by the coding sequence ATGAAATATGTAACTTTAAACAATGGAGTAAAAATGCCGATATTAGGATTCGGAGTATTCCAAATTGAAGATGCGAAAGAATGTGAGGAAGTAGTTTACAATGCATTAAAGACAGGATATAGACTGATTGATACAGCTGCGTCCTACAGAAACGAAGAAGCTGTGGGAAGAGGTATAAAAAGAAGCGGTATACCGAGAGAAGAAATTTTTGTTACAACAAAATTATGGGTAAGTGATGCAAATTATGAAAAGGCAAAATTGGCATTTGAAACTTCTTTAAAAAAATTGGATTTGGAATATATTGATTTATATCTGATACACCAGCCATTTAATGATGTATATGGAGCTTGGAGAGCGATGACAGAGCTGTATAAGGAAGGGAAAATAAAAACAATTGGTGTAAGTAACTTCTATCCTGACAGACTGGTTGATTTTATTATGAATAATGAAGTAGTGCCAGCTGTAAATCAGGTGGAAACACATCCTTTCAATCAGCAGATTAAAGCAAATGAAATAATGAAGGAATATGGGGTTCAAATAGAATCATGGGGACCTTTTGCAGAAGGAAAAAATGGAATATTTGCAAATGAAATTTTGTCTGAAATTGGTAAAAAATACAATAAATCTGTGGCTCAGGTAATTTTAAGATGGCTAATTCAAAGAAATATAGTTGTAATACCTAAATCAACAAGAAAAGACAGAATTGAAGAAAATTTTAATGTATTTGACTTTGAATTGAGTGTAGAAGATATGAATAAAATAGCTGAACTTGATAAAAAGGAAAGTTTATTTTTAAACCATGATGATGTAGAAATAGTAAAATGGCTTAATGGAAGGAAATAA
- a CDS encoding LysR family transcriptional regulator, whose product MIELEQLKQLIAFATYGTLSKAAEKLYISQPALSRSIQKLEKTLGVELFDRKKNKMELNQNGKTVIQYAEKILNLVDEMEEKVNKNNQIQNNFSIGSCAPAPLWDMISLFGRFYPEKYILHKIENNLQLFEKLKNDIYQMIILSEPIDNSEFFCIKYKTERLFLSVPLSHPLAKKKEIHFSDITDDRMLLFNPIGIWKDVVLEKMPNMNFLIQNDRIIYQELAEMQNLLHFRSNFTLEREDNFKNNISIPIADKEAKMTFYCVCKKNIKNEIEKLFDSFSKNS is encoded by the coding sequence ATGATAGAATTGGAACAACTTAAACAGCTTATTGCGTTTGCAACATATGGAACATTATCAAAAGCTGCTGAAAAGTTGTATATTTCACAGCCTGCACTTTCCCGTTCGATACAAAAGCTAGAAAAAACTTTAGGGGTTGAACTGTTTGACAGGAAAAAAAATAAGATGGAATTAAATCAAAATGGAAAAACTGTTATCCAGTACGCAGAAAAAATATTGAATCTTGTAGATGAAATGGAAGAAAAAGTTAATAAAAATAATCAGATTCAAAATAATTTTTCAATCGGTTCATGTGCTCCGGCTCCATTGTGGGATATGATTTCATTATTTGGAAGATTTTATCCTGAAAAATATATTCTTCATAAAATAGAAAATAATCTTCAGTTATTTGAAAAACTTAAAAATGACATTTATCAGATGATTATACTTTCTGAACCTATTGATAATTCTGAATTTTTCTGTATAAAATACAAAACTGAACGATTATTTTTATCAGTTCCTCTAAGTCATCCGCTGGCTAAAAAGAAGGAAATACATTTTTCAGATATTACAGATGACAGAATGCTCTTATTCAATCCAATAGGAATATGGAAAGATGTAGTTTTAGAAAAAATGCCTAATATGAACTTCCTTATTCAAAATGACAGGATTATTTATCAGGAATTAGCTGAAATGCAGAATTTACTGCATTTCCGTTCAAATTTCACACTTGAACGTGAAGACAATTTCAAAAATAATATTTCAATTCCAATTGCTGACAAGGAAGCAAAAATGACTTTCTACTGTGTCTGTAAGAAAAATATAAAAAATGAAATTGAGAAACTTTTTGATAGTTTTAGTAAAAATTCTTAA
- a CDS encoding alpha/beta fold hydrolase: MKKNLILLMAIGILSATASFGFQKPVTIKEQGSFMAGGTVVTSPGEYKDSEPMNFDGETLHGDHAYVFYQKPVKAKKNSIVFLHGYGQSGKSWESTPDGRDGFQNIFLEKGYSTYIVDQPRRGRAGQSTVPRNLTARPDDQLWYNNFRIGQWPNIYDNVSVPRDKESREQFFRQMTPDTGDFDQKVISDAMVKVFEKSGNGVLVTHSAGGGPGWDTAIASDKVKGVIALEPGTFPFPKGKLPEVEKTTSPFPASGYEVSDAEFKKLTKIPIVVYFGDNIPTELTDNWGLDNWRIRVNLAKKWEKMMNEAGGDVKVVMLPDIGIKGSTHFMMADLNNREVANAMEKWMKEKGLAK, translated from the coding sequence ATGAAAAAAAATTTAATATTATTAATGGCAATAGGGATATTATCAGCAACTGCAAGTTTTGGATTTCAGAAGCCTGTAACAATTAAAGAACAGGGAAGTTTTATGGCAGGAGGAACAGTTGTAACATCACCAGGAGAATATAAAGATTCGGAGCCTATGAATTTTGATGGGGAAACATTACATGGAGATCATGCCTATGTATTTTATCAAAAGCCAGTAAAAGCAAAAAAGAATAGTATTGTATTTTTACATGGGTATGGACAGTCAGGAAAAAGTTGGGAAAGTACACCAGATGGAAGAGATGGATTTCAAAATATATTTTTGGAAAAAGGATACAGTACATATATTGTTGACCAGCCTAGACGTGGTAGAGCTGGGCAGTCAACAGTTCCAAGAAATTTAACAGCAAGACCGGATGACCAGCTTTGGTATAATAATTTTCGTATAGGACAATGGCCAAATATATATGACAATGTTTCAGTCCCTAGAGATAAGGAATCGCGAGAACAGTTTTTTAGACAAATGACTCCTGATACTGGAGATTTTGACCAAAAAGTTATAAGTGATGCGATGGTAAAAGTTTTTGAAAAATCAGGAAATGGAGTTTTAGTAACTCATTCTGCTGGTGGAGGACCTGGTTGGGACACTGCCATAGCTTCTGACAAAGTAAAAGGAGTAATTGCATTAGAACCTGGAACTTTCCCATTTCCAAAAGGAAAATTACCAGAAGTTGAAAAAACAACAAGTCCATTTCCAGCTAGTGGCTATGAAGTGTCTGATGCTGAATTTAAAAAATTAACTAAAATTCCAATAGTTGTATATTTTGGTGATAATATTCCAACTGAATTAACTGATAACTGGGGTTTAGATAATTGGAGAATAAGAGTAAATTTAGCTAAAAAATGGGAAAAAATGATGAATGAAGCAGGTGGAGATGTAAAAGTTGTAATGCTACCTGATATAGGAATAAAAGGAAGTACACACTTTATGATGGCAGATTTAAATAATAGAGAAGTAGCAAATGCCATGGAAAAATGGATGAAAGAAAAAGGATTAGCAAAATAA
- a CDS encoding carboxymuconolactone decarboxylase family protein, with the protein MKKIKKYILTFIIFLLGGNLIMANSVNNLSITKKENLKYIKADPKYFSGEAEFAILPQIDISKDSVAIVDFEVGVVNNWHSHSKGQYLYITEGEGRVQEWGKEIQYVKKGDVVWIPADVKHWHGAGETTSMSHLVITPDTENNTTTWFEKVELNEKPTEERLKISIEKHKQNTSLTEKQLAIVSIAANTAKGDLNKLKVALNKGLDKGLTINEIREILNHQYAYIGFPRALNGMLTLNKVLEERKVNGKKDIEGKVPTNKGDINYYEYGTETLSILSQRDSSGLLQNFDGVDYALKAHLFGYLFSRDNLNYVNRELTTVSTISTISGGEAQLASHVNLITNLGIKKSDLEKVVNILNKEVDSDSSNRLKGVVEK; encoded by the coding sequence ATGAAAAAAATAAAAAAATATATATTAACTTTTATAATTTTTTTACTGGGAGGAAATTTAATTATGGCAAATTCAGTAAATAATCTAAGTATTACTAAAAAAGAAAATTTAAAATATATCAAAGCAGATCCAAAATATTTTTCAGGAGAAGCAGAGTTTGCAATCTTACCACAAATTGATATATCTAAGGATAGTGTTGCAATAGTAGATTTTGAAGTTGGAGTAGTTAACAATTGGCATTCACATTCAAAAGGGCAATATTTATATATAACTGAGGGAGAAGGTAGAGTTCAAGAATGGGGTAAGGAAATTCAATATGTAAAGAAAGGTGATGTTGTATGGATACCAGCAGATGTAAAACATTGGCATGGAGCTGGGGAAACAACTTCAATGTCCCACTTAGTAATAACACCTGATACTGAAAATAATACAACTACTTGGTTTGAAAAAGTTGAATTAAATGAAAAACCAACAGAAGAAAGATTGAAAATTTCTATTGAGAAACATAAACAAAATACTTCTTTGACAGAAAAACAACTAGCTATTGTTTCAATAGCAGCTAATACGGCAAAAGGAGATTTAAATAAATTAAAAGTAGCTTTGAATAAGGGATTAGATAAAGGTTTAACTATTAATGAAATAAGAGAAATTTTAAATCATCAATATGCTTATATAGGTTTTCCAAGAGCACTAAATGGAATGCTTACTTTAAATAAAGTGTTAGAAGAAAGAAAAGTTAATGGTAAAAAAGATATTGAAGGGAAAGTTCCTACAAATAAGGGGGATATAAATTACTATGAATATGGAACAGAAACTTTAAGTATTTTATCTCAAAGAGATAGCAGTGGATTATTACAAAATTTTGATGGAGTTGACTATGCTTTAAAGGCACATTTATTTGGTTATTTATTTAGTAGAGATAATTTAAACTATGTAAATAGAGAATTAACAACAGTTTCAACCATTTCCACAATATCAGGTGGAGAGGCACAATTAGCTTCACATGTTAATTTAATAACTAATTTAGGAATTAAAAAAAGTGATTTAGAAAAAGTTGTAAATATTTTAAATAAAGAAGTTGATAGTGATTCATCTAATAGATTAAAAGGAGTTGTTGAAAAATGA